The bacterium region CACCGCGCAGACGACCACGACGATGGTGCCTAGCATGTCAGTATCGCCAGAATCATAGACCGGCGCGTCGTACAGTCAAGCAGATAGGTGGGCGGTGGAAGTGGGGTGCCGGCGTCAGTTCTGTACCGCGCCGGGGTCGAACCTGCGGCCGACTATCGGCACATCTGCTTCACTCGACTTCCAACTGTAGATCGTGTCGAGCAGGCCGTTGAAGAGCTCGTAGGCCCGGGTGCCCGACCCGCAGTCGTTGACGATGAACGAGAAAGCGTAGGTGTCGGTCTGCCCGAACAGGAAGCCGGACAGGCAGAAGACGCCGCGGATATAGCCGGTCTTCGCCGCCAGATGTGGCCCGACGTCCAGGTTGCGTTTGATCAGCGTTCCCGGCCGGCCCGGCACCGCGAGGGTGGAAATGAACAGGTCCCGCCATTTCGATTGATAGTCGGTCACGAGCAGTTTTGCCAGGGTGGCGGCGGTGAGACGGTTGTGTTGCGACAGACCGCAGGCATCGCAGAGTTTCATGCCCGGCCGGGTGACCCCGCGCTGGTCGAGAAATGCATCCAGCAGGCGCGGGCCATCGATGCCGTACCTGCGGCTGAGGAAGTCGAGCATCCACTCGGCTTCGGTATTGTCCGACTCGCGGTCGGCGAGCACCAGGTGGCGGTAGCCGGGGAAGTCGGGCCGGGCATTCAAGCCCAGCGAGTCGACGAGTTTCCGGTTGACGCGGTGGAGATGCGAAGTCAGGTTGGTGGAATCGAGGTGAAGGTCAAGCGCACGGACCAGGGATGAATCCCAATGTTCGATGGCGTACGACGTTACCAGGAGCTTCTGGCACGAGGCCGGCCGCAGCGGCTGGCTTGCGCCGGAATCGTAGAGCAGCGAATCGCGGGAACAGGAGAAGACGGCGATGCCGATGCGCCAGTGGATGTTGCCGTGCGCCCGGATCTGTCCGTCGAGCGCGGACCTGAGATCATAGCGAACTACTTCAGGCGGAGGCGGCGGCTGGGTAGTGGCCGGTTCGCCGGTGCCGGCCAAGCCGAAGGCCAGGGCGAGTATCAGGGCCTGGAGCGTCGGCCTACCCGGCATTCCTGAGTGCTAGCGTTTTCCTATGAGGAAGTCGTGGGCGGACATCGCGGCGAGCGCGCCATCGCCGACCGCGGTCGCGACCTGGCGCAGAGGAGTGTTGCGAACGTCGCCCGCGGCGAATACGCCCGGGACGTTCGTGCGCAGACGGTCGTCGGTCTTGATGTTGCCGCCGCCGTCCAACGCAAGCAGATTGGCGCACCAGCCTGTGTTGGGCAGCCATCCGACGTAGATGAAAACGCCGGCAACCGGTAGAGAATAGTGTGACTCGTCCTTGAGGTTCTTCACGGTCAGCCCGCCCATGCGCTGGGTTCCATCGACGGACTCGACCACGCAGGACAGGTGGTAATCGACGTTGCTGCGTTCACGCAGCCGCTGCTGCCCCAGCCGGCAGGCGCGAAACTCGTCGCGGCGATGGACGACGTGAACACGCGCGACGATGTTTGAGAGGTACAGCGCCTCGTCCAGTGCGGAGTCGCCGCCGCCGATTACCGCGACCTCTTTTCCCTTGAACAGCGGGCCGTCGCAGATAGCGCAGTATGACACGCCGCGACCGACGAGCTCTACCTCGCCGGGGACGCCGAGCCGCTTCGGCTTGACCCCGGAGCAGACGATGACTGTCATCGCCGCAATCGGGCCGGCAGTGGTCGCAACCTCGAAGCCGCCGGAGGTGACGGCGATTCCGGTCGCCTCGGCATTCATCATCTCGCAGCCGAAGCGCGCAGCCTGCTGTTCCATGGTCTGGGCAAGCAGCATTCCGCCGACCGGCTCGGAGAAGCCCGGATAATTCTCGACCTCGGAAGTAAGAGCCATCTGGCCCCCGGCGAACGACTGCTCCATGATGATTACCTTGTGACCGGAGCGGGCGGCATAGATGCCGGCGGTGAGGCCGGCGGGACCTGCGCCCACGGCAAGAATTTCGGTCTGCTTCAAGGCGTGGGTATTCTACGAGAAAAGGCGCGGAAGGGCAAGACTGGATGCACCTTCCGCGCTGGAAGAGTCCTTGCCGCCAGCGCAGGAGTTCGATTCGCTGCGCTATGACTTTACGAGACCGAGGTCGAACAGGCGGCCGTGGTCGTCGGCGGATTACCTGCTGCGGCTCAGCAGAACGGCGAGCACGGCCCGCTGCGCGTGGAGCCGGTTCTCGGCCTGGTCCAGCACGACGGACTGAGGGCCTTCAAGGACTTCGGCGGTGATTTCCTCACCGCGATGGGCGGGCAGGCAATGGAGCACCTTGGCTCCGGGTTTGGCCTGGGCCATCAGCTCACGATTGAGTTGGTAGGGCCGGAAGATATGCTTCCGTTGTTCCGCCTCTGCTTCCTGGCCCATCGACGCCCAGACGTCGGTATAGACAAAGTCCGAGTCCTTCGCCGCGGCCTTTGGGTCGTAGGTGAGGACAATCTGCGTGCCGCTCTTCTTTGCGTATTCCAGGGCTCGTGTGGTTACCGCATGCGGCGGTTCGAAGCCCTTGGGGGTGGCCACCCGCAGGTTGACGCCGACCAGGCCGCAGGCAAGCATCAGCGAGTTACAGACGTTGTTGCCGTCACCGGTCCAGCAGATAGTTGCACCTTCGAGGCTGCCGCGGTGCTCGAGCACAGTCAAGAGGTCGGCGAGAATCTGACACGGATGCTCCTCGTCGCAGAGGGCGTTGACCACCGGCACCGTAGCATTGGCAGCAAGTTCGGTAATCTTCGAGTGCTCGAAGACACGCGCGATGATGCAATCCACCCAGCGCGACAGGTTGCGTGCAACGTCCGACACCGTCTCTCTTACTCCGAGCCCGATGTCGGTCGGGCCAAGGTAGATGGCGGAACCGCCGAGGTCGCGCATCGCCTTCTCGAAGGTTACCCGCGTGCGGAGCGACGGCTTCTCGAATATCAGCGCTCCCATCGCGCCGGGCGCGATGTCGAGACGGTGCTGCTGCTTGATTGCCTGCTTCAGTTCGATTGACTTCTTCAGCAGTCCAAGGATTTCGTCTTTGGACAGGTCATTAATGGACGTCAGGTCTTTGTTCATGGTGTTTGTGGCTTAAACCCTTTCTTGGCAGCCTTCGGGCAGCAGGCCAGAATGCCGGTATGAGATTTCGGTGTGTCCGGCAATTCTGGTTTCTGGTCTCTGGTTTCTGAATTCTGCACTATCCGGTCCTCAGAGTATGTATCGGCTCAGGTCTTTGTTCTCCACGATGTTCTTCAGCTTGCTGCGGACGTAGGTGGCGGTGACCGTTTGCGCCGTGACTTTCGGGTCCGGCAGCCTGAACAGAATATCGTCGAGCAGCGCGGTCATCACGGTGTGCAGCCGCCGGGCGCCGATGTTCTCGGTCTCGTTGTTGACCCGCTCGGCGATGGCGGCAATCTCGTCAATCGCGTCCCTGGTAATGGTCAATCTCACGCCTTCGCTTGCCAGCAGCGCGGTATACTGGCGGACCAGTGCGTTCTCGGGTTCGGTCAGGATGCGGCGCAGGTCGTTTCCGGAGAGCGGCTGCAGTTCCACTCGGATCGGGAACCGGCCCTGGAACTCGGGAATCATGTCCGCGGGTTTCACCTTGTGGAAAGCGCCCGCGGCGATGAAAAGGATGTGGTCGGTGCGGAGCATCCCGTACTTGGTAAGGACGCTCGAACCCTCGACCACCGGCAGCAGGTCGCGTTGTACACCTTCGCGCGATACGTCCGGTCCCGAGGTCGAGGGCGTGGCGGCCACAATCTTGTCGATCTCGTCAATAAACACGATGCCCGTCTTCTCGGTGCGCTGGTGCGCCTCGGCAATGACCTCATCCATGTCAATCAGCTTCTGCGCCTCCTCCTGCGGAAGCAGGCGGCGGGCCTCGGCGACAGTCAATTTCCGCTTCTTGGTGCGCTTGGGCATGGCGGCGGACATGACCTCCTGCACTTCGATCGCCATCTCCTCGCCGCCCATCTGCGACAGCATCTCGGAGAACGGCATGAAGTGGGTCGTTGCTTCGGTCTCGATTATCTGCTGGTCGAGCTCTCCGGCGCGGAGATGCGCGCGCAGTCTTTCCCGGGCCTCCCGGCCTTCGTGCGCCTTTGACTGGCGGGCAATCAGGATGTCGAGGATTCGTTCCTCGGCCAGTGCCTCGGCTTGCCTCATCACTGCCTGCATGCGCTCTGCCTTCACGATATTGACGCCGATCTCCATCAAATCCCGGATCATCGAGTCCACGTCCCGGCCGACGTACCCGACCTCGGTGAACTTCGACGCCTCGACTTTGACGAACGGCGCCTGCGCCAGGCGCGCGAGGCGGCGGGCGATCTCGGTCTTGCCGACTCCCGTGGGGCCGATGAGGATGATGTTGTTGGGCAGTATCTCTTCGCGGAGCTGCTCCGGCACCTGGTTGCGGCGCCAGCGGTTACGCAGGGCGATGGCCACGGCTTTCTTGGCCTTATCCTGGCCGATTACGTAGCGGTCAAGCTCGTGGACGATTTCCTGCGGCGTCAGAGCTTGCGGCCGTGGCGCCGGTGGCGGCAGATCGGTTGACCTGGTTCTTCGAGGCATGAGGGCGTATAGAATAGGGCAGAAGCGACGGCAGTCAAATGAAGGAAAGACCGAGTGACCAATCGACAATTCCCAGTTCCTCACCCTCGCTCTCTCCCAGAGGGAGAGGGAAGGGGTGAGGGTGGCACTGAGTCATTGAGGCTTGATTGGCTATTGGCAATTGGTCATTCCTCTGGTGGAAGCGTTTGACATTGGTCCGCCGCTGCCTAGAGTAAGCGCGATGGTCGACCCAGCCGTGAGTTCCGAGCGCAAGAGCTTCCGCTACCTCGACGTCATTACCGCCTTCTTCGTGGCGGTGCTGCTCATCTCCAACACCGTCTCGGTTAAGCTCGTCCATTTCTGGATCTTCACCTACGACGGCGGCACGATCCTCTTTCCCCTCAGCTACATCTTCGGCGACATCCTGACCGAGGTCTACGGGTTCAGCCGCTCACGCAAGGTCATCTGGCTCGGCTTCGCGTGCACGCTGCTGATGGCCAACGTCTACATTCTGGTCGGCCGGATTCCGGCCGCTCAGGGCTGGCCGTTCCAGCAGGACTACGTGAACATCCTCGGCCTCGTGCCGAGAATCGTGATTGCCAGCCTGATTGCCTACTTCGCCGGGGAATTCTCAAACTCGTATACGCTGGCCAAGATGAAGATCTGGACCCGAGGCCGGTGGCTCTGGTCCCGGACGATCGGCTCGACGATTGTGGGCGAGTTTGTGGACACCCTGCTCTTTGTCTCCATTGCCTTTCTCGGCGCGACCGGGTATCCGACCCGCGTGCTGGTCGCGGTTCTGGTCTCCAACTACATCTTCAAGGTCGGCGTCGAGGTCTTGTTCACTCCGCTGACCTATGCGATTGTGGGCTTCCTGAAACACCGCGAGCAGGAAGACTTCTACGACTACCACACCGACTTCAACCCGTTCCACGGCGGCGGGGACATGACCCATTCGTCCTCGAATGGGATCGTGTCCCAAGCCGAACCAAATCTCCACCGTCCGAATCTCGTGACCTTCGCCTGTATCCTCGCCTTCGCCACCGCCCAGCTACTCATCTTCAAGGTCGAGGGCCAGGAGCTCGTGCCGGCGACGACTCTGTACTTGGTGTTCAACGCCCTGCTGATTCTGCTCGCGACGGTCGGGCTATGGCGGATGAAGCGCTGGGCCCTGACTCTGGCCGCGGCCCTGTTCTTGGCGAATCAGGGAATTCTGTTCCTCGCTCGTGCCTGGCACCCCTGGACTCTGGCATCGGTCCTGCCGGTCGCCACGGCGCTCTGGTGCTCTCGGCGAATGGGCTAGGCCAGCGCCGCGCTGGTCTGCAATCGTCAATCCGGAATCTGGAGTGCTTAGAACCTGACGGTCAATCTCGAATCGGAAATGGGTTGTCCAAGCTAATCTGTAATCTACAATCTGGAATGTCGTTGCGTCAGGAATCGCCTGCTGTGTCGCCGGGACTTCCCGAGCGGGATCGGGCACGGACTCGGGCCGCTCTAGACCAGCCTCTCGTACTCGTCGTGCGAACCGATCCAGAACCAACAGAACCGATCACCATCAAGTAGCGCGAGTGCCCGGTAGCCCCGCACCACTCGCACAGCCCAGACGTCGCCGGTCTTCTTGAAACAGAGAGAGGGATGCCGAGGATTCGCGCGCCAGAGAACGAAGGCCCGCCGTGCGCGGGCAATCTACAATCTGAAATCTGCAATCTAGAATGTCGTCAGAGGGGCTTGGTCCGGCCGGCCGCGATATCCTCCTTGGCGCGGTCGAGCAGCCCCTGCAGCCGACCGCCCGGCAGCGCATCCGCGGCAATCTCCTTGTCCCAGGAGTCCATCCGCTGTGACTCGAACTCGGCAAGCCAGGCCAGCAACTCGTCCAGCTCCGCGTCCGGCAAGGCGCTGACTTCGGCGGCGATCTTCTCCACTGCCGTCTTCATGATGAATCAGTATAGCACGTCGAGCAGGTCAATCAAGCCACCTACTGCCGCCCGCCGGAGTTCATGATGCTCTGCCGCGTGACATGGCCCCATAATCCAAGATGGACGAACGAGAGATGGAGGGACAGAGGACTCAGGTATCCGGAGGCGGTCGGCGGCTAGCCGTGAGCCGTCAGCCGAAGGCGTCAGCCGTCACCATTGGCGGTAAGGCCATCCATGACGGCCGGGCGGAGGGTCGTATCGTCCGGGCATGAGGGCTTGTTGGTCATCGATGGAAACGAGAAGAGGCGTCAGCCAACCCGCGACCTCACCAATCGTCCGCATTTCCTTGCTGTCGTACGGGTAATACTCATTGAGCAGATGCGGGTTCAGACTCGGGTTCCGGTAGAAACTGTCATCGTTCGCCGCCCCCCGCAGGTATCTCGCACTGTGCCACTGGCCGCAGGTGACCGCCATGTGGCCTGCGTCGGGCAGGAAGCGGACGAGTAACGGATTGAGGATGCGCAAGCGCCCAGGCAGTGTGTCGTGTGCGCGGGTGGTGTCGAAAGGCGAGCTGAGGCGCGCCGCGAAGTGGGGGGCAGGGCTGCTGAGATTCACGGCGCGCTGATGGAGGTTCGCAGAATCGGTGCCGGCTGCGGCTTGGGTGGACGCCTCAGGCTGGCCGGCGAGGCAGACTGCTGCGAGGATTGAGCTGAGCAGAACGCCGAGCCTCATCGTGAACATGATAGACTCACGGCCGC contains the following coding sequences:
- a CDS encoding D-alanyl-D-alanine carboxypeptidase, which codes for MPGRPTLQALILALAFGLAGTGEPATTQPPPPPEVVRYDLRSALDGQIRAHGNIHWRIGIAVFSCSRDSLLYDSGASQPLRPASCQKLLVTSYAIEHWDSSLVRALDLHLDSTNLTSHLHRVNRKLVDSLGLNARPDFPGYRHLVLADRESDNTEAEWMLDFLSRRYGIDGPRLLDAFLDQRGVTRPGMKLCDACGLSQHNRLTAATLAKLLVTDYQSKWRDLFISTLAVPGRPGTLIKRNLDVGPHLAAKTGYIRGVFCLSGFLFGQTDTYAFSFIVNDCGSGTRAYELFNGLLDTIYSWKSSEADVPIVGRRFDPGAVQN
- the trxB gene encoding thioredoxin-disulfide reductase; translated protein: MKQTEILAVGAGPAGLTAGIYAARSGHKVIIMEQSFAGGQMALTSEVENYPGFSEPVGGMLLAQTMEQQAARFGCEMMNAEATGIAVTSGGFEVATTAGPIAAMTVIVCSGVKPKRLGVPGEVELVGRGVSYCAICDGPLFKGKEVAVIGGGDSALDEALYLSNIVARVHVVHRRDEFRACRLGQQRLRERSNVDYHLSCVVESVDGTQRMGGLTVKNLKDESHYSLPVAGVFIYVGWLPNTGWCANLLALDGGGNIKTDDRLRTNVPGVFAAGDVRNTPLRQVATAVGDGALAAMSAHDFLIGKR
- the argF gene encoding ornithine carbamoyltransferase, whose amino-acid sequence is MNKDLTSINDLSKDEILGLLKKSIELKQAIKQQHRLDIAPGAMGALIFEKPSLRTRVTFEKAMRDLGGSAIYLGPTDIGLGVRETVSDVARNLSRWVDCIIARVFEHSKITELAANATVPVVNALCDEEHPCQILADLLTVLEHRGSLEGATICWTGDGNNVCNSLMLACGLVGVNLRVATPKGFEPPHAVTTRALEYAKKSGTQIVLTYDPKAAAKDSDFVYTDVWASMGQEAEAEQRKHIFRPYQLNRELMAQAKPGAKVLHCLPAHRGEEITAEVLEGPQSVVLDQAENRLHAQRAVLAVLLSRSR
- the hslU gene encoding ATP-dependent protease ATPase subunit HslU; the encoded protein is MPRRTRSTDLPPPAPRPQALTPQEIVHELDRYVIGQDKAKKAVAIALRNRWRRNQVPEQLREEILPNNIILIGPTGVGKTEIARRLARLAQAPFVKVEASKFTEVGYVGRDVDSMIRDLMEIGVNIVKAERMQAVMRQAEALAEERILDILIARQSKAHEGREARERLRAHLRAGELDQQIIETEATTHFMPFSEMLSQMGGEEMAIEVQEVMSAAMPKRTKKRKLTVAEARRLLPQEEAQKLIDMDEVIAEAHQRTEKTGIVFIDEIDKIVAATPSTSGPDVSREGVQRDLLPVVEGSSVLTKYGMLRTDHILFIAAGAFHKVKPADMIPEFQGRFPIRVELQPLSGNDLRRILTEPENALVRQYTALLASEGVRLTITRDAIDEIAAIAERVNNETENIGARRLHTVMTALLDDILFRLPDPKVTAQTVTATYVRSKLKNIVENKDLSRYIL
- a CDS encoding queuosine precursor transporter → MVDPAVSSERKSFRYLDVITAFFVAVLLISNTVSVKLVHFWIFTYDGGTILFPLSYIFGDILTEVYGFSRSRKVIWLGFACTLLMANVYILVGRIPAAQGWPFQQDYVNILGLVPRIVIASLIAYFAGEFSNSYTLAKMKIWTRGRWLWSRTIGSTIVGEFVDTLLFVSIAFLGATGYPTRVLVAVLVSNYIFKVGVEVLFTPLTYAIVGFLKHREQEDFYDYHTDFNPFHGGGDMTHSSSNGIVSQAEPNLHRPNLVTFACILAFATAQLLIFKVEGQELVPATTLYLVFNALLILLATVGLWRMKRWALTLAAALFLANQGILFLARAWHPWTLASVLPVATALWCSRRMG